A single genomic interval of Flavihumibacter rivuli harbors:
- a CDS encoding RsmE family RNA methyltransferase — protein MSLPYFFVNEYNQEMVLVLDEDTSRHVVSVLRMENGEQLHLTDGKGHLMTATIVDAHKKRCTVNIDQQHFEERKGAAVSIAISLVKNVSRMEWFLEKATEMGVTAIFPLLCHRTEKQHFRLDRMRQILVSAMLQSQQVWLPEISAPVAFPDLVNKEKADHRWIAHCLEEERLSLRELTPASGSQLILIGPEGDFTAEEISLALSNGFKAVMLGATRLRTETAGMVAASLMCIR, from the coding sequence ATGAGCCTCCCCTATTTTTTTGTTAATGAGTATAACCAGGAAATGGTGCTGGTGCTGGATGAAGATACCTCCAGGCATGTGGTGTCCGTATTGAGAATGGAGAACGGGGAACAACTTCACCTTACCGACGGGAAGGGGCATCTAATGACAGCCACCATAGTGGATGCACATAAGAAGCGATGCACGGTAAATATCGACCAACAGCATTTTGAGGAGCGGAAAGGTGCAGCGGTTTCAATAGCCATTTCACTTGTCAAGAATGTTTCCAGGATGGAATGGTTCCTGGAGAAGGCTACTGAAATGGGCGTAACTGCTATTTTCCCCTTGCTTTGCCACAGGACGGAGAAACAACATTTCAGGTTGGATCGCATGCGCCAGATCCTGGTGAGTGCCATGTTGCAAAGCCAACAGGTATGGTTACCCGAAATATCGGCTCCGGTTGCTTTTCCTGATTTGGTCAATAAGGAAAAGGCTGATCATCGTTGGATCGCCCATTGCCTGGAAGAAGAGCGGCTTTCCCTGAGGGAACTTACACCTGCTTCAGGCAGCCAACTCATCCTGATCGGGCCGGAAGGCGATTTTACTGCTGAGGAAATTTCCCTTGCCCTGTCAAATGGTTTTAAGGCGGTGATGTTGGGCGCAACCAGGCTTCGCACCGAGACGGCAGGCATGGTTGCTGCAAGCCTGATGTGTATCCGATAA
- the pheT gene encoding phenylalanine--tRNA ligase subunit beta: protein MTISYNWLSEYLPVTIEPERLSRILTAIGLEVESMEQYASIRGGLQGLVIGEVLTCEQHPNADKLKLTTVTIGGPEPLQIVCGAPNVAAGQKVVVAPVGSTIYPKSGDPLTMKVAKIRGVESFGMICAEDEIGMSDDHAGIMILPADLKPGTPAADYFKPYNDIVFEIGLTPNRMDAMSHLGVARDVCAYLTHHDKKEFKVKTPSVNSFKVQEQSLPIEVSLENEESCQRYAGVSITGVQIAPSPKWLADRLQAIGVRPINNIVDITNYVLHETGQPLHAFDADAISGKKVVVKNLPEQTIFVTLDEKERKLSSEDLMICNAESGMCMAGVFGGLHSGVTEKTTNIFLESAWFNPVSIRKTSFRHGLRTDAASRFEKGVDISQTVNVLKRAALLIKELAGGAIASDIVDVYPNPAEKKQVALKYHYLKKLSGKNYHPDTVKKILEALGFEVIKDGIDELWVSVPFSKPDISIPADIVEEILRIDGLDNVIIPQTITISPSVEDSFEETLKEKIAQYLAGSGFNEVLTNSITNSAYYGEDTLRNSVKMLNNLSVELDVMRPSMLETGLERVAYNINRKNNDLALFEWGKTYSTSGVGQYAEQPHLCVYLSGQYMPASWRSKGAASDLYVLKGVVGKILQAAGLEKAQLEPVEEQGLTAAIAISFGKEKLGIIGQVAKAKAEQFDVKQEVFYADLNWSKLVELARKQKISYRELPKQLPVNRDLAMVVPQQLSYGLIEKAIHGAGIKKLKNISLFDIFESEKLGAGKKSVAVSFTFLDEEKTMTDKEIDTMMQKLIQNLEKETGAEIRK from the coding sequence ATGACGATTTCGTACAACTGGCTAAGTGAGTATTTACCTGTTACAATAGAACCGGAAAGACTGTCCCGCATCCTTACAGCAATTGGACTTGAAGTGGAAAGCATGGAGCAGTATGCCTCCATCAGGGGAGGGCTGCAGGGACTGGTGATAGGGGAAGTGCTGACCTGCGAACAACACCCGAATGCAGACAAACTCAAGTTAACTACGGTTACCATAGGTGGTCCTGAACCCTTGCAGATCGTATGTGGCGCACCCAATGTAGCTGCCGGCCAAAAAGTAGTGGTGGCCCCGGTAGGCTCCACCATTTACCCCAAGAGCGGCGACCCTTTGACCATGAAAGTGGCAAAGATCAGGGGAGTGGAAAGCTTTGGAATGATCTGTGCGGAAGATGAAATCGGGATGAGTGACGACCATGCCGGCATCATGATTTTGCCCGCAGACCTTAAACCGGGAACCCCGGCAGCCGATTATTTCAAACCTTACAACGATATTGTTTTTGAGATAGGCCTCACCCCCAACCGGATGGATGCTATGAGCCACCTGGGTGTTGCCAGGGACGTTTGCGCCTACCTCACCCACCACGACAAGAAGGAATTCAAGGTTAAAACCCCATCTGTCAACAGCTTCAAGGTGCAGGAACAAAGCCTGCCCATAGAAGTAAGTCTCGAAAATGAGGAATCCTGCCAGCGTTATGCAGGGGTAAGCATAACAGGTGTACAGATCGCCCCATCGCCGAAATGGCTGGCAGATCGCCTGCAGGCCATAGGTGTCCGCCCCATCAACAATATTGTTGACATCACCAACTATGTGCTGCATGAAACAGGGCAGCCCCTTCATGCATTTGATGCCGATGCCATTAGCGGGAAAAAAGTAGTTGTGAAGAACCTTCCGGAGCAAACCATCTTTGTCACCCTCGATGAAAAGGAAAGAAAACTGAGCAGCGAGGACCTGATGATCTGTAACGCTGAAAGCGGTATGTGTATGGCCGGGGTTTTCGGCGGACTGCACAGCGGTGTTACGGAAAAGACCACCAATATCTTCCTGGAAAGCGCCTGGTTCAATCCTGTTTCGATCCGCAAAACCTCCTTCCGCCATGGCCTGAGGACGGATGCTGCGTCCCGCTTCGAGAAGGGCGTAGACATCTCCCAAACGGTCAATGTGCTGAAAAGGGCCGCCTTGTTGATAAAGGAACTGGCCGGTGGAGCAATTGCCTCCGATATAGTTGACGTTTATCCCAATCCTGCAGAAAAGAAGCAGGTTGCCCTCAAGTACCACTACCTGAAAAAACTGAGTGGCAAGAATTACCACCCCGATACAGTGAAGAAGATACTGGAAGCGCTGGGATTCGAAGTGATCAAGGACGGCATAGACGAACTTTGGGTGTCCGTTCCATTCAGTAAACCAGACATCTCCATCCCGGCTGATATCGTGGAGGAAATCCTCCGGATAGATGGATTGGATAATGTTATAATCCCCCAAACCATCACCATCTCCCCTTCGGTTGAAGATTCATTTGAAGAAACACTGAAAGAGAAGATCGCCCAGTACCTGGCAGGATCCGGCTTCAATGAAGTATTGACCAACTCCATCACCAATAGCGCCTATTACGGGGAAGATACCCTTCGCAATTCGGTAAAAATGCTGAATAACCTCAGTGTTGAACTGGATGTGATGCGACCTTCCATGTTGGAAACAGGCCTGGAGCGGGTAGCCTACAATATCAACCGTAAGAACAACGACCTGGCTTTGTTTGAATGGGGTAAGACCTATAGCACCAGCGGTGTTGGCCAATATGCCGAACAGCCCCACTTGTGTGTTTACCTTAGCGGGCAATACATGCCGGCAAGCTGGCGCAGCAAAGGAGCTGCCAGTGACCTCTATGTGCTAAAAGGGGTGGTTGGCAAGATCCTCCAGGCAGCAGGACTGGAAAAGGCCCAGCTGGAACCGGTTGAAGAGCAGGGGCTCACTGCAGCGATCGCTATCAGTTTCGGCAAAGAGAAACTGGGGATTATTGGACAGGTGGCAAAGGCAAAGGCAGAGCAGTTCGATGTAAAACAGGAAGTATTCTATGCTGACCTGAACTGGAGCAAACTGGTGGAATTAGCCCGCAAGCAAAAGATCAGCTACCGCGAACTGCCCAAACAGCTGCCAGTAAACCGTGACCTGGCCATGGTGGTACCACAGCAGCTCTCCTACGGCCTGATTGAAAAAGCCATTCATGGGGCAGGCATTAAGAAACTGAAGAATATTTCCCTATTCGATATTTTCGAAAGCGAGAAATTAGGTGCAGGGAAAAAATCCGTAGCAGTTAGCTTCACCTTCCTTGACGAAGAGAAGACCATGACCGACAAGGAGATCGATACCATGATGCAGAAACTGATCCAGAACCTGGAAAAGGAAACCGGGGCTGAGATCAGGAAATAA
- the dnaB gene encoding replicative DNA helicase, producing the protein MDLTNINKDRKNRRKGSIDLSTMVYGKVPPQAKDLEEAVLGAVMLEKGAFDVVVEILKPECFYVDAHQRIFRAMQALSQKSQPIDILTVVEELRKREELEMVGGPYYVTKLTNTVVSSANIEAHGRIILQKFIQRELIRISGEVISDAYEDSTDVFDLLDSAESKLFEITNNHLRKDYNSIDSVLVQTIQRIEDLRNQTEDITGVPSGFPSLDKVTFGWQKTDLIILAARPAVGKTAFALNLARNAALNPVRPTAVAVFSLEMGAGQLVQRILSAESEIHLEKISRGKLEPYEMEQLYKRGINRLSKANIFIDDTAALNVFELRAKCRRLKNKHDLGLIIIDYLQLMSGAGDKNSNREQEISQISRSLKQLAKELEVPVIALSQLSRAVETRKEGNKMPQLSDLRESGAIEQDADMVMFIYRPEYYDVNANENGESVKGETHIRIAKHRNGSLETIKLRAQLHIQKFVDDGIEGESGGAPQGWKPLGPVAGPADGGGYRQIGSRMNDVPFDDDEPPF; encoded by the coding sequence ATGGACCTTACAAACATCAACAAAGACCGGAAGAACCGAAGAAAAGGCTCGATTGATCTTAGTACAATGGTTTACGGCAAGGTTCCTCCCCAGGCAAAAGACCTGGAAGAGGCCGTGCTGGGCGCCGTTATGCTGGAGAAGGGCGCTTTCGATGTGGTTGTGGAGATATTAAAGCCGGAATGTTTTTATGTTGATGCCCACCAACGCATCTTCCGTGCCATGCAGGCCCTCTCGCAGAAAAGCCAGCCGATCGATATCCTGACGGTGGTGGAGGAACTGCGTAAGAGGGAAGAATTGGAAATGGTAGGAGGGCCTTATTACGTGACCAAGCTTACCAATACGGTAGTCTCCTCTGCCAATATTGAAGCCCACGGCCGTATTATCCTGCAGAAATTCATCCAGCGTGAACTGATCAGGATCAGCGGGGAAGTGATCAGCGATGCCTATGAGGACTCTACAGATGTATTTGACCTCCTGGACAGTGCGGAAAGCAAACTATTCGAGATCACGAATAACCACCTTCGCAAGGATTATAATTCCATCGATTCGGTATTGGTGCAAACCATACAACGTATCGAAGACCTCAGGAACCAGACTGAAGATATTACCGGAGTTCCCTCGGGATTCCCCAGCCTGGATAAGGTTACATTCGGCTGGCAGAAGACAGACCTTATTATTCTCGCAGCCCGTCCTGCTGTAGGTAAAACCGCCTTCGCGCTTAATCTGGCACGTAATGCGGCTTTGAACCCAGTCCGTCCTACAGCAGTTGCTGTTTTCAGCCTGGAAATGGGTGCCGGACAGCTGGTACAACGTATCCTCTCTGCTGAAAGCGAGATCCATCTGGAGAAGATCAGCAGGGGGAAACTGGAACCCTATGAAATGGAGCAGTTGTACAAGAGGGGGATCAACAGGCTGTCCAAGGCCAATATCTTCATCGATGATACGGCTGCGCTCAATGTATTTGAACTCAGGGCCAAATGCCGGAGGTTGAAGAACAAGCATGACCTTGGCCTGATAATCATCGACTACCTTCAGTTGATGAGTGGTGCCGGGGACAAGAATTCCAACCGTGAACAGGAGATCAGCCAGATCTCCCGCTCCCTGAAGCAGTTGGCGAAGGAATTGGAAGTGCCGGTGATCGCCCTTTCACAGTTGAGCCGTGCGGTAGAAACCAGGAAGGAAGGCAATAAGATGCCCCAGTTGAGTGACCTTCGTGAATCGGGTGCCATTGAACAGGATGCGGATATGGTAATGTTCATCTATCGTCCTGAATACTATGATGTGAATGCGAATGAGAATGGGGAAAGTGTAAAAGGGGAGACCCATATCAGGATAGCCAAACACCGTAATGGTTCCCTGGAAACCATTAAGCTCAGGGCCCAATTGCATATCCAGAAATTTGTGGATGATGGTATTGAAGGGGAAAGCGGAGGGGCACCGCAAGGCTGGAAGCCCCTTGGGCCAGTGGCAGGACCGGCTGATGGCGGTGGCTATCGCCAGATCGGCAGCCGGATGAATGATGTGCCTTTTGATGATGATGAGCCGCCATTCTGA